One genomic window of Cricetulus griseus strain 17A/GY chromosome 3, alternate assembly CriGri-PICRH-1.0, whole genome shotgun sequence includes the following:
- the Terf2ip gene encoding telomeric repeat-binding factor 2-interacting protein 1 isoform X1 produces the protein MAEAMDLGKDPNGHTHSSTLFVKGDGSSMSFYVRPSPVKRRLSTLILHGGGTVCRVQEPGAVLLAQPGEALAEASGDFISTQYILDCVERNERLELEAYRLGLTEQAPDTKPGASTEGSSELEPQPLTGRLTYTNADDVAILTYVKENARTPNSVTGNALWKAMEKSSLTQHSWQSLKDRYLKHLRGQEHKYLLGDAPVSPSSQKLKRKAEQDPEAADSGEPQNKRTPDLPEEECVKGETKENDQSVKKLFEEATREFEEAVVGESPDFEIHITMCDDDPPTPEEDSETQPDEEEEEPKVSTQEVGTAIKIIRQLMEKFNLDLSTVTQAFLKNSGELEATSSFLESGRRSDGYPIWSRQDDLDLQKDDEDTRNALVKKFGAQNVARRIEFRKK, from the exons ATGGCGGAGGCAATGGATCTGGGTAAAGACCCCAATGGGCACACTCATTCCTCCACTCTCTTCGTGAAGGGAGACGGCAGCTCTATGTCGTTTTACGTGCGGCCCAGTCCGGTCAAGCGCCGGCTGTCGACGCTCATCCTGCACGGTGGCGGAACCGTGTGCCGGGTGCAGGAGCCCGGGGCCGTGCTGCTGGCTCAGCCCGGGGAGGCGCTGGCCGAGGCCTCGGGCGACTTCATCTCCACGCAGTACATCCTAGACTGCGTGGAGCGCAACGAGAGGCTGGAGCTGGAGGCATACCGGCTGGGACTGACCGAGCAGGCTCCAGACACAAAGCCCGGGGCTTCCACCGAGGGCTCCTCGGAGCTGGAGCCGCAGCCTCTGACCGGGCGCCTCACCTACACGAACGCGGACGACGTGGCCATCCTGACCTACGTGAAGGAGAACGCCCGCACGCCCAACTCGGTCACAGGCAACGCCTTGTGGAAAGCGATGGAGAAGAGCTCGCTCACGCAGCACTCCTGGCAGTCTCTCAAGGACCGCTACCTCAAGCACCTGCGGGGCCAGGAGCACAAGTACCTGTTGGGAGACGCCCCGGTCAGCCCATCCTCCCAGAAGCTCAAGCGGAAGGCGGAGCAGGACCCCGAGGCCGCGGATAGCGGGG AACCACAGAACAAGAGAACACCAGACTTGCCTGAAGAAGAGTGTGTGAAGGGAGAGACCAAGGAGAATGACCAATCAGTCAAAAAACTCTTTGAGGAAGCCACTCGGGAGTTTGAAGAAGCCGTG GTGGGTGAGAGTCCTGACTTTGAAATCCATATAACAATGTGTGATGATGATCCTCCCACACCTGAAGAAGATTCTGAAACACAgccagatgaggaggaagaagagccaAAAGTTTCCACACAAGAAGTGGGAACTGCCATCAAAATCATCCGGCAACTAATGGAAAAGTTTAACTTGGATCTGTCGACAGTTACACAGGCCTTCCTGAAAAACAGTGGTGAGCTGGAGGCCACTTCCTCCTTCTTAGAGTCTGGTCGGAGGTCTGATGGTTATCCAATTTGGTCCCGGCAAGATGACTTAGATTTGCAAAAGGATGATGAAGACACTAGAAATGCGTTGGTCAAAAAATTTGGAGCTCAGAATGTTGCTCGGAGGATTGAATTCCGAAAGAAATAA
- the Terf2ip gene encoding telomeric repeat-binding factor 2-interacting protein 1 isoform X2: MAEAMDLGKDPNGHTHSSTLFVKGDGSSMSFYVRPSPVKRRLSTLILHGGGTVCRVQEPGAVLLAQPGEALAEASGDFISTQYILDCVERNERLELEAYRLGLTEQAPDTKPGASTEGSSELEPQPLTGRLTYTNADDVAILTYVKENARTPNSVTGNALWKAMEKSSLTQHSWQSLKDRYLKHLRGQEHKYLLGDAPVSPSSQKLKRKAEQDPEAADSGEPQNKRTPDLPEEECVKGETKENDQSVKKLFEEATREFEEAVGESPDFEIHITMCDDDPPTPEEDSETQPDEEEEEPKVSTQEVGTAIKIIRQLMEKFNLDLSTVTQAFLKNSGELEATSSFLESGRRSDGYPIWSRQDDLDLQKDDEDTRNALVKKFGAQNVARRIEFRKK, encoded by the exons ATGGCGGAGGCAATGGATCTGGGTAAAGACCCCAATGGGCACACTCATTCCTCCACTCTCTTCGTGAAGGGAGACGGCAGCTCTATGTCGTTTTACGTGCGGCCCAGTCCGGTCAAGCGCCGGCTGTCGACGCTCATCCTGCACGGTGGCGGAACCGTGTGCCGGGTGCAGGAGCCCGGGGCCGTGCTGCTGGCTCAGCCCGGGGAGGCGCTGGCCGAGGCCTCGGGCGACTTCATCTCCACGCAGTACATCCTAGACTGCGTGGAGCGCAACGAGAGGCTGGAGCTGGAGGCATACCGGCTGGGACTGACCGAGCAGGCTCCAGACACAAAGCCCGGGGCTTCCACCGAGGGCTCCTCGGAGCTGGAGCCGCAGCCTCTGACCGGGCGCCTCACCTACACGAACGCGGACGACGTGGCCATCCTGACCTACGTGAAGGAGAACGCCCGCACGCCCAACTCGGTCACAGGCAACGCCTTGTGGAAAGCGATGGAGAAGAGCTCGCTCACGCAGCACTCCTGGCAGTCTCTCAAGGACCGCTACCTCAAGCACCTGCGGGGCCAGGAGCACAAGTACCTGTTGGGAGACGCCCCGGTCAGCCCATCCTCCCAGAAGCTCAAGCGGAAGGCGGAGCAGGACCCCGAGGCCGCGGATAGCGGGG AACCACAGAACAAGAGAACACCAGACTTGCCTGAAGAAGAGTGTGTGAAGGGAGAGACCAAGGAGAATGACCAATCAGTCAAAAAACTCTTTGAGGAAGCCACTCGGGAGTTTGAAGAAGCC GTGGGTGAGAGTCCTGACTTTGAAATCCATATAACAATGTGTGATGATGATCCTCCCACACCTGAAGAAGATTCTGAAACACAgccagatgaggaggaagaagagccaAAAGTTTCCACACAAGAAGTGGGAACTGCCATCAAAATCATCCGGCAACTAATGGAAAAGTTTAACTTGGATCTGTCGACAGTTACACAGGCCTTCCTGAAAAACAGTGGTGAGCTGGAGGCCACTTCCTCCTTCTTAGAGTCTGGTCGGAGGTCTGATGGTTATCCAATTTGGTCCCGGCAAGATGACTTAGATTTGCAAAAGGATGATGAAGACACTAGAAATGCGTTGGTCAAAAAATTTGGAGCTCAGAATGTTGCTCGGAGGATTGAATTCCGAAAGAAATAA